The following nucleotide sequence is from Osmia lignaria lignaria isolate PbOS001 chromosome 16, iyOsmLign1, whole genome shotgun sequence.
GTGCGCAACGCGCGGCTTTCTGCCGAATTGCCGAAAGATTTTAGTGTTTCTATAggggaggagaaaaaaagacGATACGGATCGTAAGGGGTGACAGGTGGGTAGGGGTCTCGATTAACAATTGTAAAAGTTCGAAGAACAACGGGGGTCGTGTTTTAGTCGtcgtaaaagaaattaaaggaCGTGTAAATTTTCGCAACTCTTGGACTTGCTGTCCCTCGCCCATACTTTACCTAATAAATTTCGTACCTTCAGGCTGGTACTTGTACGACTACCTCGATATTTTTTCGGCGAATTATTTTCAGAGCAAGATCCTAAAGGCGATTTACTACGATTCTTTCGCGATCTTTTTCGAAAGAGGTCCCTCGTTCGTTCGGGGTTCTCGAGCTTCAAACGAATCTGCGTTAGCAAACCGACCAGAAGTTCGTCGACGTTATGATTGATACCAACGGACGTCTCGATGAACTTGCAATCGTACGATGTAGCCATAGACTTTCCTTCTGCAACAGGAAACGCGGGAGAAATTAATCGTGTATAGAGTTTCGATGCCTGCCTCTTACCTTCGGTCGAAACCAATCGACTGCGAACGAGGTCGACTTTGTTCCCAACTAGAATCACCGCTCTGGCCGATACGTAATCGCTCCGCCATAGAGTCTGCAAAACTTCCTCGGCGATTCGTACCGAGGCTCGATCGGTCGTCGAATAGACGACGCAGTAAGCGTGCGGTTCGTACGTGGCTATGCAATTCTCTGGCTgtaaaggaaaggagaaaagaaaaaaaccaCGAGCCATGGAAGGATCGAGATCGATAACGACCGCGTTCCTTCGCTTCCTTCCGATCCCGTAGTCAAGGTGTCGTCGCCATCTCGACACCAAGTCGATCGATCGCTAAACCGTTTCACGCTCGACCGATCGTTCGTTACGGCTCGATGCTCGTCAATCGCAACCTCGGCTAACGCGTTCGAGCTTACCGATCCACCTGACCGCGGCCCCTTTTTTACGCTCTACCTCGCCCtctcaaagaaaaaaaaaaaagacgagatttcgatcgatcgatcgttcgttCGACGATCGATCTCGAGAGCGGAACGATTCTTACCGTCATCTCGGCGCAAGAGTGATCGATAAAAGTCAGCTCGGATTCTTCGCCGGCCAACAGCACGCTGACCGTTTTCTCTCCCGACTCGTCGTCTGCAAGGAAATCAGCACGAATCTGAGCTTGATAGGTGACGAGGAATACGGGGGAGATTAAAAGAGACTTACTGGCGTGGAGGAAGGCTTACCGATCGATGTGTCGTAAGCGTGAAGATACTCGGAGGTCATGAATTGGGAAACGAGGGAGCTTTTGCCAACGGCCGGAGCTCCGAGCATGAGCACGCGGTACGGCGTTGGTCCCTGAGACGCGCTGCTCTCGCGAGAACTGGCCAACGAGCCGGCTGCGGAGTTCCTCGCCGAGCCAGGATACGAAGCGGTCAGATGTTCCGTGCTGCACCGCCGTTGATTGCCACGCCAAAAGAAAGCGACAAAAGCAcgaaagaagaacaagaaagaaagaaagaagcacGTCACTGTTGTATAAGTGTATGTACATAAATTGTATTTATCCGGGCAATAAATTGGCTAGCTGGTTATAAATCGATGGCCGTTTCCATATTTCCCACCCTAACTAACTAACTAACTAACCACCACCCACCTAGCctctttcaattttctctttcGCATGCATCTCTACCAGAGGGACCTTCTACGTATAATCTATTTTTTATTCCCGATCGATTGTACCTCGACGAACGGATCGACGGTGATCAAGGAGGGGCAGAGCCTCCGATAGGGACACTCGTGCGCCTTGCCTTTCTTTCGACGTCGCGGATGGATCCTGTTCTAAAGTCCAACACGTGCGTCTACGTCGCTTGAACGCTTATGCTACACGTAAACTCACGCGTTCGATTTAGAGTAGAACCGTGTGTTTGTCAGAGAAATTTTCGTATCCTAAAAACCCTCCACTCCTTCTGAACGGGCCTCGTGTGTTCCTTCTTTCTTCGACCACAACGATCCTCCTTGTTCGTTCTACCAGCTCTACTACTTATGGTACCAGAGTTATATACCAAGGGACACGGGGGAAGGGTTTCGTAACCGCGCGATATCTTTTGAAAGATCGAGAGAACAGCAAAGTCTCACCTCGAATTGCTCGAAGCGACGCTATTGTTGGATCGGGATCTCCGACTTTTTAACGAGTCACCTCGGTTCACCACCCCTTTACCGGTTATGCTGAAATGCCGTAGTCTGTAGTACTCTTCCTCGACGCCGGTGTTCGGCATGCTCGCCACCCTCGACCTTTGCTGGGGAAGACAGAGATAATTCGCCCTGCCCGACGAACGGCTGCCGGGGGTCTTGACCGACTGGGACCGACTGTGATGTGGGCTGCCGTATCTACGGTCATCAAGTCAACCATCCGATATTCTCTATATCCTAGCTGAACCACTCATGTGCGCGGTTTAATTTATGCGACGGACGAACCTCATCTCGAAGTCGTGTATCTCCTGCAGCGTCAGCGTGTTCGCCACGTCCAACAGTTGCCTCATGTTCTCTTCTCGACGCCTGACGTCCAGCTCCGGGTGCAGCAGTATCGTGGCAGCGCCGGCCGAACCATCCAACGACAGCGACGGTTGTTGAACCACGATCGTTGCCGCTTGCGCCGATCTCTTATTTCCGCTCGCGTTGCCCCCTTTTCGATATTACAAAGCAAACGTTTCGTTACCTCCTCTATCGTCACCGCGTTTTACTTTCTCACTTTCACACTCACGCGTCATCTTTCTCATTTTCGATCaagattaatttataatattctctTAGCTCATTTCTAAAGCGTTAAGCTTCGAACACATACGCGTGCGTGTTTCCAAGCAGAATTGCCGCCCGTCTACCAAAAAATCGTAAGCAAGTAATTTTTCTTACTTCCCCCTTTAACGATTACGCGTCGCACGGTTTCCTTTGGCCTTCTCCTTTCGCCGATATTTCGGGAAAGCGCGCGTATCTTTAGACGGAATGGATTTGCACGCTCGGTTGAGGGTATCGATCCCTGTACCAGGGGTAAATCTTGTCCAAGGAGGGATACGATTAGACGGGAACGGAAGCGGAAGGACGTTCGATAGAGACGAAACGACGAAGAAGCGAAAGAAAGGGTGACGAAGGCGGCAATTCGTTGGAAGCTATCGGTGGCGAATGAAGCGTTGTTAACTACGGTTAAGTCTTACTAAAATCGGCGAAAATGGTGAAATTGGCGAAACATGCGTACCAGCCTATCGAAATCCAAGAGCTTCTCAAGCTCCGAAATAccgtagtagtaatagtagatAACAGAGCGATGCAACAACGGATGGGTTTGCGATCGATGATCGGCgattcctctcctctcctctcctctcctctcctctcttcttctctctATTTCTACACAGATATCATTGTACCCTTTCACAAGATTTCCCATTCAATTTCGCTTATTATGAAAACAAAGTAAGATCAGAGagtgagagagcgagagagaggggGAGCGCGAGCCCTAATTTTGACAAGATCGTAAGAATATAAGCGGTAAACGCAACAAGAGGAAAGGAATAAAGGAAAACGTATCGAATGCAGGATGTCGAAAGCAAGTAAAGAGTTTCGATATGTATACTCTACTCGCGATTGAATGCCGATAGGGCAGAAGAGAAAAGGCAcgcttgtgtgtgtgtgtgtgtgtaggtGTGTGTATGACCCGCGGTCTATAAACGAGGCCGGCTCGAACCGAGAGATCGCCGGCTCGATCGAGCGGTTAATTAACtttggaaaagaaaatttaataggAGGCCAAACGCGTATAGCGATGTTCGATCGGATTCGAAGATCCCTCGATTTCGATGACACGGTCTCTGGAAACACAACTCGAGCAGAATCAACTTTAATACCTATTGCGCAAAACGGGAAAAAGAGCCTGACCCATGAATGAATGGTTGAAACGAGGGGATGCGATTCTGAAAGAAAACAATAACATTGATTTTCTTAAcgagaattgaatttcaagtcGATCTTTTCTACTTCGCTCTCGCATTTCTCTCGCGTTTCATCGATTTTTTTAAACGAAGCTATCTTTTCGGTGACGCGACGGTACGCGGTTCGGGGCTCGTTTTTCGCCTGTTTACATTCTTCTATCTCTTTTCAAAGAAAGATTCAGTGACACCATTGAGAAACGTATGTAGGCTGGGTATATGTAAACGTATATCGGTGAAGGGGCCAAGTTTCGATCGTCTCGACTCACCTGCGGCCTTTCCTCGAGATTTCCCGTTACCGGTCCTACCCGGGCCGTCGGAGGACCGCTCGATGCTCGCACGCGTTCCTATCAACGACACGTCCAAGGGGTTCGTCgttacgttcacgcttggcttccCTTGGCCCTGTTTCGTCTCGTCGCTCGGTGAATTGGCATCCTCTTGGTTTCTGGTCAGAAGCAACGTCAACATCGGATTCGAGCAATTCGAATCCGGTTGACCCGCGTCCACCGAACCTCTTACGGGTGtgctgaaaaataattttctgttattCCGATATGCGAAGGCTAGACGGAAGCGAATAAAATTGATGATACGACGCACCTAAAGAAATCGGCCGCTCGAAGATCCGGAAGCGCCGGAGTTCTCCCGGAAACGGACACCCTGGTCTCGTTGAGGAGGCTGGTGGCGTTGGGCATCGCGTCGACGACCGGAAGCGTGACGGTCTCGTCGAGAAGATTCGCGATGCTAGATGCTCGAACATCGAGACGCGCGTTGTCGGTGTCGGATTTGAAGGTGGCACCGTTCGATGCCGATCCAACGCTCTCCTCGAGTTCCTTCTCGTCGTCGGTCGAGTATTCGATCGGTAGCGAAGACGGAGGTTGGGGTGGTGGTGGCGGGGGTGGCGGCAACGGAGGAGGCGGAGGAATCGGTTCGAGTTCGGTCGTTGAAACGGTGGAGGACGGTGCGGGAGGAGACATCTCCGAGGGGATGTCCATCAAATCGAAACTATCGTCCGGCTGCTCTCCGTCCGTTGTCGTCACCTACGGGATTATGGATTAACGGAACGCAGCCGAAAGGGAAGGAGATGGTTATTTACCATTGTGAGCATCGTGTTGGCACTGTCGGTGCTGGTGTTGATGGTAGTTTCGGAGGCGGTGCTCGAACCCATGACCACGACCTTTGGAACGGTGCGACAACTTCGACTGCCGCCGGCGGATTTGAAGTGCAGCCTTCGTAGCGCGGAGGCAGCGTGAGACAACAGATCGGTTTCCCGCGAATTATCCGCTCCATTGTGCCGATGGGATGCACCGCTACCGTTCGCACGCGATACCTGCGTTTGCGATTGCGATTGCGATTGCGATTGCGATTCCGACGAGGATTGGGATTGTGATTGCGATTGCGACTGCGACTGCGGCTGCGACTGCGACTGCGACTGCAAATGCGGCTGTGACTGCGACTGCGGCTGCTGCGACTCGGCCCTCGCCGCCGAATCGGTCCCATTGCCCCGTGTGTTACCCTCCTTCTTACGGCCGGCTGACCCGCGACCATCCGCCACACATCCCTGTTCGCAATACCAACCGAtctcttttctctcctttctctcctttctctccTTTACTCACCCCCCCTGACACCCCCTTTTCAATCGCGTACTCACGTGGTTTCTGTGCTCTGGGGTGGAGGGCGGATTCGGTGTGTTTGGCAGAGAACCCCCTGTGGGGGTGCAATGCCGCAGTCGCGCCAGGGCCGTACGAAGCCCCTCCGTCACGAGGCTCTTCTATACGATCCTAGCGATGCCACCTCTCCTCTTTCTTTCACACCCTCTATCTCGATCTCCTCCTTACTCTATCCTCTCTTTCATAACCCGATGCTTCTTTCTATAATTCCCtttctccttctcctcctcctcctcctccttcttcctcttcgccCCTTTATCGTGCCTCCCTCCTCcgccttctcctcctcctcctcctcctcctcttctgcaCAACAAGCCGCGTAGATCGCTAAGAATTTTTGCCGACAACCTTTACGAACGCGTCACGCACCGTTTTCTCCTCTCGAGCATCGCGGAACAAGGAACGACGCGGTGGAACGAGGATTCGAATGCGTTCGCTCAAACTTTACTCGATACCGTCGCCTTTTTCGCCGAACCGTACGCGTTCTCTTCTCTTCATTCTGCTTTCTATCCCTCGTCTCGGGACTTTGTCTCCTCTATTCGACCGTGACCGTGGTCTGCAAAAGCGAAACGATACCAGGttgacccgacccgacccgactcgactcgactcgagcGTACAACGTTGCTAGAACGAGTCAGCTCTAATCGGAAACGGGAAATGGGAAATGGGAAACACGCGAACACGGTACACGCGGTGGCCGGCACGTGATCGGGCAACCACGTTTTGCATATCAGTGTCGACGAAAACCATCACCCTCGCTCGTCAACTCGTGGACTCGTACAAGTAAACGGGAGTTCCGTTCACCGATGCACCAAATACTATCTGGTAACAACGCGTTCGGATCGATAGCGTTTTACTCGTTTTACTTATCGTTGGCCGGCCATCGAATCGACGAGAATTACCTTCTTATCAAAGTCATCGAACCGAGTTCGTAGAGGTCGAAGAGAAGGATGCTCGCGACAGGTGGGAAAACGAAAACACGGTGAAAAAGGGTTGCAAAGTGCGACAACGGCGCATCGCGCGTCTCAGGATGAAGGAAAAATAAGAGTTTCGAGATAGCGCGCAATTTatcgatatttcttattctctaAACTTCTTCCGAATATCTCGATATGGAACGATCGGTCGAGTCGATTGTCGGGGGCGATTATCGTTCGACGATACGTGACACGAGGCAGGAGTGTGCGCGTGTTACAGTTCGTACAACGACACCAAACCATGGACGCAACGAACAAATCAGTTTGTCTGTTGTTACGGACAAGAGTGTACAAGCGTTAATGAACACGGAAAAGGTCATTAGAAGAAACGAGTAAAAAGGCAAGGGGGTAGAAAAGGTATAGGGCAAATCTTGATCGAAATGCATCGACTCGAACGGAAATGAGCGGAAGAGAACGAAAGGGGAGGAGAATAGAATAGAGGGAAACAtcgtttgaaataatttcacGCGAGTCCCGACATCGAAGCCAGTAAAAAACTAGGTTTACGCCAGATACCTACGATCTGTCGGGCAAAACAACACCTTGCACGTTCGCGTTTCACGGATTACTGGCGTCGAGTGCGAGCGAGCATCGGGAAAGAACACTAGCGCTTGCGCGCTTTTACCCCAAGGGGGTAAAACTACTAAACTAGCAGCACCGTCGCAACCTATACCTGCCCTTATCCTCCCTGCTCGTATTCCTCCTCTTTCCGTTATCTCGCTTCTTCGCTCCTTTGCTCAACCCTGCCCCCTCCTCCTCCTTCGACCCTTATTCTTTCGACCAGCGAGTCAAGAAGTCGTATCCGTAATCCGTGCTCGTTTCGCTTTACCAAATTACTCCCCGGCTATTCCGTCTCCGCGTCTCTTTATACCATGTCTCTGGgttttttttcttatcttttcctttttcctactAGGTATATAGCCATCGCCCCGAGCCGGTACTACTACGAAAAGCAAAGGGTGGACCAGGATCGACCAACATCGACCAGTGCTCTCCTATCGACTCGGATCGATCAAACATTGTACGCACGGCCTAGTTTACGCTGCTGGACCAGACACCCACGACCAATCGATCGAGCTTAAACtttgtttttcaaaataaacggAAAGATTGGAAGAGATAGCAGAGACGGTGATATCGGCGCTAGCCAGCCGGAATCGATAGGATTCCGCGAAGCGGCCAGTTTGATCGATATCGAAAGCGTTATACCAAAAACGTCGAGCGAGTTCCGACGCGAGTACAAAGCGGTCTATTACCCTCCACGTATTCCTGACAAATTATTATTGAACCTCATAAATCTGAAGAACATCTGCGCAGATGCGCCACCGTTTCCTACCACCTATCCAGCTAGCTGCCATGCCGTCCGTAGTGCCGTTCACCTCTCGTTCACCTTTGCCCTACATTCTCTCCCTTTCGTCGCTCTACTTTTCACCTTGCACCTTTCCGTTTCTCGACCTCCTGCGTATCCGACGCAGAAACGAACGCGTTTCTTTTTATTCGGCTTTTTAAGGGCGCTAAACGACGACGGACAAGACGAGGAGCAATGGACATGGAAATCGATGATAGCAGTCGGTCGCGCGCTGTCTCCGTACTTGAACGATTCAACGCGATTTAAACACACACGCCCTCGAATTGACCCGAAGCGTACGCGAGTTGATCGACCGCTTTGTCAAAACACCAACAGCTTACCTATCGATCCAAAGACTGCTCCACGTGCGTCCGCGTgccgcatcgcgtcgcgtcaaCCACCCCCTTACGCTTTTCGCGACATTTTTCTTCCATGCGATCGCCgctcgaacgaacgaacgaacaatTACATTCTTCGCTAAAATTAACATTTCGAAAAGAATAgatcaataaataattgtttgaaaataCATTCAACGAATTTGCTTTCTCTGCATCGACCTTTCCTTCCCTTTacttaaaaatatgataataaaaatacaccTCGATCAGCGATACTCGGCCAACTGTTGCCTATTCGACTAAACTCTGTACATATAGCTTCAGGGTTCGAATAAATGTTCTGGAGAAATAGTATCGCGACACCAATTCCTTTATTTCCAGGCGAACAACGCTTTCCAATCGCGACACTTTTAACGTTCCTTTCGTTATCTTTCGAACGGTGTACCCATACTCGGTTGTTTCGCTTAGAAAGAAACGATCGGATCGTACGACATACGCGACGAAGGCTTACCATACCGCTTCAAAACGCAATCGAAACGACCCGTGTCttcgtttttcattttcatcaacTCGCAACATCC
It contains:
- the LOC117600772 gene encoding uncharacterized protein LOC117600772 isoform X2, giving the protein MGSSTASETTINTSTDSANTMLTMVTTTDGEQPDDSFDLMDIPSEMSPPAPSSTVSTTELEPIPPPPPLPPPPPPPPQPPSSLPIEYSTDDEKELEESVGSASNGATFKSDTDNARLDVRASSIANLLDETVTLPVVDAMPNATSLLNETRVSVSGRTPALPDLRAADFFSTPVRGSVDAGQPDSNCSNPMLTLLLTRNQEDANSPSDETKQGQGKPSVNVTTNPLDVSLIGTRASIERSSDGPGRTGNGKSRGKAAESHPLVSTIHSWVRLFFPFCAIGGNASGNKRSAQAATIVVQQPSLSLDGSAGAATILLHPELDVRRREENMRQLLDVANTLTLQEIHDFEMRYGSPHHSRSQSVKTPGSRSSGRANYLCLPQQRSRVASMPNTGVEEEYYRLRHFSITGKGVVNRGDSLKSRRSRSNNSVASSNSSTEHLTASYPGSARNSAAGSLASSRESSASQGPTPYRVLMLGAPAVGKSSLVSQFMTSEYLHAYDTSIDDESGEKTVSVLLAGEESELTFIDHSCAEMTPENCIATYEPHAYCVVYSTTDRASVRIAEEVLQTLWRSDYVSARAVILVGNKVDLVRSRLVSTEEGKSMATSYDCKFIETSVGINHNVDELLVGLLTQIRLKLENPERTRDLFRKRSRKNRSKSPLGSCSENNSPKKYRGSRTSTSLKVRNLLGKVWARDSKSKSCENLHVL
- the LOC117600772 gene encoding uncharacterized protein LOC117600772 isoform X1, which codes for MGSSTASETTINTSTDSANTMLTMVTTTDGEQPDDSFDLMDIPSEMSPPAPSSTVSTTELEPIPPPPPLPPPPPPPPQPPSSLPIEYSTDDEKELEESVGSASNGATFKSDTDNARLDVRASSIANLLDETVTLPVVDAMPNATSLLNETRVSVSGRTPALPDLRAADFFSTPVRGSVDAGQPDSNCSNPMLTLLLTRNQEDANSPSDETKQGQGKPSVNVTTNPLDVSLIGTRASIERSSDGPGRTGNGKSRGKAAGGNASGNKRSAQAATIVVQQPSLSLDGSAGAATILLHPELDVRRREENMRQLLDVANTLTLQEIHDFEMRYGSPHHSRSQSVKTPGSRSSGRANYLCLPQQRSRVASMPNTGVEEEYYRLRHFSITGKGVVNRGDSLKSRRSRSNNSVASSNSSTEHLTASYPGSARNSAAGSLASSRESSASQGPTPYRVLMLGAPAVGKSSLVSQFMTSEYLHAYDTSIDDESGEKTVSVLLAGEESELTFIDHSCAEMTPENCIATYEPHAYCVVYSTTDRASVRIAEEVLQTLWRSDYVSARAVILVGNKVDLVRSRLVSTEEGKSMATSYDCKFIETSVGINHNVDELLVGLLTQIRLKLENPERTRDLFRKRSRKNRSKSPLGSCSENNSPKKYRGSRTSTSLKVRNLLGKVWARDSKSKSCENLHVL